In Shouchella patagoniensis, the following are encoded in one genomic region:
- a CDS encoding ABC transporter ATP-binding protein, producing MSTEKRLARYALTSKGTILIALLMLTVAVAAELTGPFIAKTVIDRHISGIEQPWYETEVYNDSVEYNGQSYTREANLPEGAVTGEQVQIMQIGTSFYFLEEPLPLEGTRTYENGVLSIETNKDVFQAEAEPLATNEVLAFYTPEIRPIINWLLLYVGIVIVASFFRYGQGFYLKKAAHRIIQRMRVDVFNQLSRVPVRFFDHQPAGKIVARITNDTEAVRELYMTVLASFFSSGIYIIGIYIALFLLDVRLATITLVLLPILFIWFKLYRKFAAGYNRMIRAKNAEINASMNENVQGMSIIQAFRQEETNQEAFEKLNDEHYQYQARLLRLNSLTSHNLTFVLKNAIFVALIWWISGGTAGLITLGVLYAFVDYVNRLFEPVNQIINQLANLEQARAAGTRVFELMDETGRDVDDDTTPRPLGEVQFNQVSFSYKDGENVLNDLSFHAKPGDTIALVGHTGSGKSSIMNLLFRFYDPQKGDICIDGTDTKTISPQALRAHMGIVLQEPYLFSGTIASNIAYGRPDATRAEVEEAIRLVGGEEVFRKFKHGLDEEVTERGSTLSSGQRQLISFARALIANPAILVLDEATSSIDTETELLIQQGMNTLKQNRTTFIIAHRLSTIKDADQIIVLDRGSILEKGNHDELLAADGTYAQMYYTQQGQVG from the coding sequence ATGAGCACAGAAAAACGCCTTGCACGTTACGCTCTAACAAGTAAAGGAACAATTTTGATTGCGTTACTCATGTTAACTGTTGCCGTAGCGGCAGAGCTAACGGGCCCATTTATCGCTAAAACGGTAATTGATCGCCATATATCGGGAATTGAACAGCCATGGTATGAAACGGAAGTGTATAACGATTCAGTAGAATACAATGGTCAATCGTATACGCGTGAAGCCAATCTACCAGAAGGAGCAGTAACGGGTGAGCAAGTACAAATTATGCAAATTGGGACGTCGTTTTATTTTCTTGAAGAACCTCTGCCATTAGAAGGCACACGTACGTATGAAAATGGGGTGCTTTCGATTGAAACAAATAAAGACGTTTTTCAAGCAGAAGCAGAGCCTCTTGCGACCAATGAAGTACTTGCTTTTTATACACCAGAAATTCGTCCAATTATAAATTGGCTTTTGCTTTATGTAGGAATCGTTATCGTAGCTTCTTTCTTTCGCTACGGTCAAGGATTTTATTTGAAAAAAGCCGCACATCGTATTATTCAACGAATGCGTGTCGATGTATTTAATCAACTTTCACGTGTCCCAGTTCGGTTCTTTGATCATCAACCAGCAGGTAAGATTGTTGCCCGAATTACGAATGATACTGAAGCGGTCCGTGAGCTCTACATGACGGTGCTTGCAAGCTTTTTCTCAAGCGGTATCTACATTATTGGTATTTATATCGCGTTATTCTTGCTTGATGTAAGGCTCGCTACTATTACGCTTGTCCTCTTGCCAATTTTGTTTATCTGGTTTAAGCTCTACCGCAAATTTGCTGCTGGTTATAACCGGATGATAAGGGCAAAAAATGCGGAAATTAATGCTTCCATGAATGAGAATGTCCAAGGAATGAGCATCATTCAGGCATTTAGGCAAGAAGAAACAAACCAAGAGGCGTTTGAGAAGTTAAATGATGAACATTACCAGTACCAAGCTCGATTGCTACGGTTAAATTCACTTACATCTCATAATTTAACGTTCGTTTTAAAGAATGCCATTTTTGTGGCATTGATTTGGTGGATTAGTGGAGGAACTGCAGGGTTGATTACGCTTGGCGTCCTTTATGCATTTGTTGATTATGTTAACAGATTGTTTGAACCTGTTAATCAAATCATTAATCAGCTCGCAAATCTAGAACAAGCAAGAGCAGCAGGAACACGTGTGTTTGAGTTAATGGATGAAACGGGTCGTGACGTTGATGATGATACAACACCTCGTCCTTTAGGCGAAGTGCAGTTTAATCAAGTGAGCTTTTCGTATAAGGATGGCGAAAATGTGCTGAATGACTTATCATTCCACGCAAAGCCTGGAGATACCATTGCCTTAGTTGGTCATACTGGATCAGGAAAAAGTTCAATTATGAATCTTTTATTCCGTTTCTATGACCCCCAAAAAGGAGATATTTGCATTGATGGTACGGATACGAAAACGATTTCTCCTCAAGCATTGCGTGCTCATATGGGCATTGTTTTGCAAGAACCCTATTTGTTTTCAGGAACAATTGCTTCGAACATTGCTTACGGTCGACCTGATGCGACACGTGCAGAAGTTGAAGAAGCGATCCGGCTTGTTGGTGGTGAAGAAGTCTTTCGGAAATTTAAGCATGGGCTAGATGAAGAAGTGACAGAGAGAGGGAGCACGCTTTCAAGCGGTCAGCGGCAACTAATTAGTTTCGCTCGAGCTCTAATTGCAAACCCAGCTATTCTTGTATTAGATGAAGCGACTTCAAGCATTGATACAGAGACGGAACTTTTAATCCAACAAGGAATGAATACGTTAAAGCAAAATCGAACAACATTTATCATTGCCCACCGTTTATCAACGATTAAAGACGCAGACCAAATCATTGTGCTCGACCGTGGCTCGATTTTAGAAAAAGGCAATCATGACGAATTGCTTGCCGCTGACGGAACGTATGCACAAATGTATTATACGCAGCAAGGTCAAGTGGGGTAG
- a CDS encoding ATP-binding protein has product MGKKRSLEKKFMIYITCLITLIMLLVTAVYLYLEREQARQLIGEQALTTALAISEIPDVKKALTQGGNVAEVRLLTERIRESSGAEYIVIGDAEGVRLTHPDPLEIGRPMVGGDNDEALLYGNSYISLADGSLGTSVRGKTPVFNEEDEVVGVVSVGFMIDYINSIFQQGFFAFLIWLSLIFLLGLIGSRVLARSIRNDTFGLEPYQIARLYKERQAVLESVKEGLIATDQHGMVTLVNQSAKEMLFLDDEVIGKPVEVALPKSEMADVLKDQERTGPHEAIFQDKRLIIHYQTIEEGGVYGGKVASFQNRSELNELINALSEMQQYSQDLRAQTHEYTNKLYAISGWLQLGYTQKAIEFIHQETGSQNRDGKVLFDQIKDPTIQAVLVGKRSKASEKKIDFHVDLESSVTSIWSQSATGPLVTIIGNIIDNAFEAVIAVSKPYVSLFMTDVGNELIIEIADNGHGIDERIADRIFEQGFSTKADDKRGFGLALTIAALKELNGSLEIEGNIPQGTIVSLYIPKNQEVV; this is encoded by the coding sequence ATGGGGAAAAAGCGTTCTTTAGAAAAGAAATTTATGATTTACATAACATGCTTAATTACGTTAATTATGCTTCTGGTCACAGCTGTTTATTTGTATTTAGAGCGAGAGCAAGCTCGGCAATTAATAGGGGAACAAGCATTAACGACTGCCCTTGCTATCTCAGAAATACCTGATGTGAAAAAGGCATTAACACAAGGAGGGAATGTAGCTGAAGTACGATTGCTTACAGAACGCATTCGTGAAAGTTCGGGGGCCGAATACATTGTAATTGGTGATGCAGAAGGTGTGCGATTAACCCATCCTGATCCACTAGAAATTGGTCGTCCGATGGTCGGGGGCGATAATGATGAAGCACTTTTATATGGAAATAGTTATATTTCGTTAGCAGATGGATCGCTTGGTACGTCGGTTAGAGGGAAAACACCTGTCTTTAATGAAGAAGATGAAGTGGTTGGTGTTGTTTCTGTTGGGTTTATGATTGATTATATTAATTCAATTTTTCAACAAGGTTTTTTCGCGTTTTTAATTTGGCTTTCATTGATTTTTCTACTTGGATTGATCGGGAGTAGAGTTCTGGCTAGAAGCATCCGTAACGATACTTTTGGATTAGAGCCATATCAAATTGCTAGACTTTACAAAGAGAGGCAGGCTGTTTTGGAGTCCGTTAAGGAAGGCTTAATTGCAACGGATCAACACGGGATGGTGACATTGGTAAACCAGTCGGCGAAAGAAATGCTGTTCCTAGATGATGAAGTGATTGGTAAACCAGTTGAAGTGGCTTTACCTAAGTCAGAAATGGCTGATGTGTTAAAAGATCAAGAACGCACAGGTCCACATGAAGCTATTTTCCAAGATAAACGACTCATTATTCATTACCAAACCATTGAAGAAGGTGGTGTCTATGGCGGTAAGGTGGCTAGTTTCCAAAATCGCTCTGAATTAAATGAGCTTATTAATGCATTATCTGAAATGCAGCAGTATTCGCAGGATTTACGAGCTCAGACACACGAGTATACGAACAAATTGTATGCTATTTCTGGTTGGCTTCAGTTAGGATACACACAAAAAGCAATTGAGTTTATTCATCAAGAGACCGGGTCGCAAAATCGAGATGGCAAAGTGCTATTCGATCAAATCAAAGATCCGACAATTCAAGCGGTGTTAGTAGGGAAACGGTCAAAAGCATCAGAGAAAAAAATTGATTTTCATGTAGACCTTGAGAGCAGTGTCACATCGATTTGGTCTCAATCAGCGACAGGACCACTTGTCACAATCATTGGTAATATTATTGATAATGCATTTGAAGCGGTAATAGCTGTTTCAAAACCATATGTTTCTCTGTTTATGACTGATGTGGGAAATGAGCTAATTATAGAAATTGCAGATAATGGACATGGAATTGATGAGCGTATTGCAGATCGTATATTTGAACAAGGCTTTTCAACAAAAGCAGATGATAAACGAGGATTTGGACTTGCGCTCACTATAGCAGCTTTAAAAGAATTAAATGGTTCACTCGAAATTGAAGGAAATATACCTCAGGGTACGATTGTTAGCTTGTATATCCCAAAGAATCAGGAGGTCGTGTGA